A single Lactuca sativa cultivar Salinas chromosome 8, Lsat_Salinas_v11, whole genome shotgun sequence DNA region contains:
- the LOC111908348 gene encoding protein ENHANCED DISEASE RESISTANCE 2-like isoform X2: protein MESPPSTKKIGQGGGSSESGGSESGAEEKGCSRTRFEYFGWVYHLGTNSIGREFCHLRFLYIRGKYVMMYKRDPHENPGIKPLRRGVAGNTLMVEELGRKKVNDGDLYVLRFYNRLDEEKKGEIACATAGETRKWMEAFDQAKQQAEFELSQSSTRHRLNMENEIDLEGRRPRVRRYAHDLKKLIRIGHGPESLVRRSSNLGRHQGSNEFMEGDAADVIEAHEWRCVRTINGVRLFEDVSDNKSRSKTVLVKAVGVVDASPDTVFEVVLNVDRHRRYEWDALTGDLELVDSLSGHSDVVYGSYDFKCLTRWQSKCDFIFSRQWFRGQDGTYTILQFPAMHKKHPPKSRHQRIKINPSSWEIRNLRASVGSHGDRCLVTHMLEIESRGWFKWKCGQGSKFENSIPYALLNQVSGLKAYIGASPGLTSESSTTLVASKGSDVSGSISEFEDAEVAEEFYDAIAADSSSSSSSDDEDDENTQLDSKGQRVKLKNVSWAIARLALTAKKAMDGSHELDPNVEPVNLDSSLFHGSMHKGKSESDANCWTSPSGAGFKIRGKTYMKDSTKVAGGDPLLKLIAVDWYKLETSRSKVALHPKSLVQSEAGKKLPFILVVNLQVPAKPNYSLVMYYAADRPVTKGSLLGKFIDGNDAFRDSRFKLIPSIVQGYWMVKRAVGTKACLLGKAVTCNYLRQDNFLEIDVDIGSSSVARSVIGIVLGYVTSLVVDLAILIEGREEKELPEYILGTVRLNKVKLDTAVPLEG from the exons ATGGAATCGCCGCCGTCGACGAAGAAGATAGGTCAAGGAGGCGGGTCTTCGGAAAGCGGAGGATCGGAGAGTGGGGCGGAGGAGAAGGGGTGTAGTCGGACGAGGTTCGAATACTTCGGTTGGGTTTATCATTTGGGCACCAATTCAATTGGGCGCGAGTTTTGTCATCTTCGATTTCTATATATTCGTGGGAAATACGTGATGATGTATAAACGCGATCCTCATGAAAACCCTGGCATT AAACCACTAAGGAGGGGTGTTGCTGGGAACACACTTATGGTGGAGGAGCTAGGACGAAAAAAGGTCAATGATGGT GATCTTTATGTTCTAAGGTTTTACAACCGACTAGATGAAgagaagaaaggagaa ATTGCTTGTGCTACAGCAGGAGAAACCCGAAAATGGATGGAAGCATTTGATCAAGCAAAACAACAG GCTGAGTTTGAGCTATCTCAAAGTTCCACCAGACACAGATTGAACATGGAGAACGA GATTGATCTTGAAGGGCGTCGCCCAAGGGTAAGGAGATATGCACATGATCTAAAAAAGCTTATAAGAATAGGACATG GTCCAGAGTCACTTGTGAGAAGATCATCAAACTTGGGTAGACATCAAGGGTCTAATGAGTTCATGGAAGGTGATGCTGCAGATGTCATTGAAGCACATGAGTGGAGATGTGTTCGTACAATCAATG GTGTCAGACTCTTTGAGGATGTGTCTGACAACAAG TCGCGCAGCAAAACTGTACTTGTGAAGGCTGTTGGTGTTGTGGATGCAAGTCCAGATACTGTTTTTGAGGTGGTTTTGAACGTTGATAGACATAGAAGATATGA GTGGGATGCATTGACTGGTGATTTAGAGCTTGTAGATTCTTTAAGTGGTCATTCTGATGTTGTTTATGGATCTTATGATTTCAAATGCTTAACTAG ATGGCAGTCTAAGTGCGATTTCATATTCTCTAGACAATGGTTTCGTGGGCAAGATGGAACATATA CAATCTTGCAGTTTCCTGCAATGCATAAGAAGCATCCTCCAAAATCTCGACATCAAAGAATAAAGATTAATC CTTCTTCATGGGAGATTAGGAATCTAAGAGCTTCAGTTGGATCACATGGTGATAGATGTCTTGTAACACATATGTTAGAGATAGAATCAAGAGGCTGGTTTAAATGGAAATGTGGTCAAGGCTCAAAGTTTGAAAATTCGATTCCTTATGCATTATTGAACCAAGTTTCAG GTTTAAAGGCGTATATTGGGGCAAGCCCTGGACTTACATCAGAATCATCAACAACACTTGTGGCTTCAAAAGGCTCTGATGTTTCTGGATCCATTAGTGAGTTTGAAGATGCAGAAGTTGCTGAAGAGTTTTATGATGCAATTGCTGCTGActcatcatcctcatcatcttcagatgatgaagatgatgagaaCACTCAACTTGATAGCAAG GGCCAAAGAGTGAAGCTAAAGAATGTTTCATGGGCTATTGCCCGATTGGCTCTAACAGCAAAGAAAG CTATGGATGGAAGCCATGAGTTAGATCCAAATGTGGAACCAGTTAATCTTGATTCTAGTCTGTTTCATGGATCAATGCACAAAGGGAAAAGTGAATCTGATGCAAACTGTTGGACATCTCCAAGTGGTGCTGGTTTTAAGATTAGAGGGAAGACATATATGAAAGATAGTACTAAG GTAGCAGGAGGGGATCCCCTTTTGAAGCTTATAGCAGTTGACTGGTATAAACTAGAAACTTCTAGAAGTAAAGTGGCTTTGCATCCCAAAAGCCTTGTACAG TCAGAAGCTGGAAAAAAGCTTCCATTCATCCTTGTAGTCAACCTGCAG GTTCCAGCAAAACCAAACTACAGCCTAGTTATGTATTATGCTGCAGATAGGCCTGTAACTAAGGGATCATTGTTGGGTAAGTTTATTGATGGAAATGATGCATTTCGTGATTCAAGATTCAAATTGATCCCAAGCATTGTACAG GGATATTGGATGGTGAAACGTGCAGTCGGGACAAAAGCTTGCCTATTGGGAAAAGCCGTAACTTGTAACTACCTAAGACAAGACAATTTTTTGGAG ATTGATGTGGATATTGGTTCTTCATCCGTTGCAAGGAGTGTCATCGGTATTGTTCTTGGATATGTAACAAGCCTAGTCGTTGATCTTGCCATCTTAATTGAG GGAAGGGAGGAGAAAGAATTACCAGAGTATATTCTTGGAACGGTGCGATTAAATAAAGTGAAGCTGGATACTGCTGTTCCTCTTGAAGGTTGA
- the LOC111908348 gene encoding protein ENHANCED DISEASE RESISTANCE 2-like isoform X1 yields MESPPSTKKIGQGGGSSESGGSESGAEEKGCSRTRFEYFGWVYHLGTNSIGREFCHLRFLYIRGKYVMMYKRDPHENPGIKPLRRGVAGNTLMVEELGRKKVNDGDLYVLRFYNRLDEEKKGEIACATAGETRKWMEAFDQAKQQAEFELSQSSTRHRLNMENEIDLEGRRPRVRRYAHDLKKLIRIGHGPESLVRRSSNLGRHQGSNEFMEGDAADVIEAHEWRCVRTINGVRLFEDVSDNKSRSKTVLVKAVGVVDASPDTVFEVVLNVDRHRRYEWDALTGDLELVDSLSGHSDVVYGSYDFKCLTSRKLMCYSYRWQSKCDFIFSRQWFRGQDGTYTILQFPAMHKKHPPKSRHQRIKINPSSWEIRNLRASVGSHGDRCLVTHMLEIESRGWFKWKCGQGSKFENSIPYALLNQVSGLKAYIGASPGLTSESSTTLVASKGSDVSGSISEFEDAEVAEEFYDAIAADSSSSSSSDDEDDENTQLDSKGQRVKLKNVSWAIARLALTAKKAMDGSHELDPNVEPVNLDSSLFHGSMHKGKSESDANCWTSPSGAGFKIRGKTYMKDSTKVAGGDPLLKLIAVDWYKLETSRSKVALHPKSLVQSEAGKKLPFILVVNLQVPAKPNYSLVMYYAADRPVTKGSLLGKFIDGNDAFRDSRFKLIPSIVQGYWMVKRAVGTKACLLGKAVTCNYLRQDNFLEIDVDIGSSSVARSVIGIVLGYVTSLVVDLAILIEGREEKELPEYILGTVRLNKVKLDTAVPLEG; encoded by the exons ATGGAATCGCCGCCGTCGACGAAGAAGATAGGTCAAGGAGGCGGGTCTTCGGAAAGCGGAGGATCGGAGAGTGGGGCGGAGGAGAAGGGGTGTAGTCGGACGAGGTTCGAATACTTCGGTTGGGTTTATCATTTGGGCACCAATTCAATTGGGCGCGAGTTTTGTCATCTTCGATTTCTATATATTCGTGGGAAATACGTGATGATGTATAAACGCGATCCTCATGAAAACCCTGGCATT AAACCACTAAGGAGGGGTGTTGCTGGGAACACACTTATGGTGGAGGAGCTAGGACGAAAAAAGGTCAATGATGGT GATCTTTATGTTCTAAGGTTTTACAACCGACTAGATGAAgagaagaaaggagaa ATTGCTTGTGCTACAGCAGGAGAAACCCGAAAATGGATGGAAGCATTTGATCAAGCAAAACAACAG GCTGAGTTTGAGCTATCTCAAAGTTCCACCAGACACAGATTGAACATGGAGAACGA GATTGATCTTGAAGGGCGTCGCCCAAGGGTAAGGAGATATGCACATGATCTAAAAAAGCTTATAAGAATAGGACATG GTCCAGAGTCACTTGTGAGAAGATCATCAAACTTGGGTAGACATCAAGGGTCTAATGAGTTCATGGAAGGTGATGCTGCAGATGTCATTGAAGCACATGAGTGGAGATGTGTTCGTACAATCAATG GTGTCAGACTCTTTGAGGATGTGTCTGACAACAAG TCGCGCAGCAAAACTGTACTTGTGAAGGCTGTTGGTGTTGTGGATGCAAGTCCAGATACTGTTTTTGAGGTGGTTTTGAACGTTGATAGACATAGAAGATATGA GTGGGATGCATTGACTGGTGATTTAGAGCTTGTAGATTCTTTAAGTGGTCATTCTGATGTTGTTTATGGATCTTATGATTTCAAATGCTTAACTAG TCGAAAACTGATGTGCTATTCTTATAGATGGCAGTCTAAGTGCGATTTCATATTCTCTAGACAATGGTTTCGTGGGCAAGATGGAACATATA CAATCTTGCAGTTTCCTGCAATGCATAAGAAGCATCCTCCAAAATCTCGACATCAAAGAATAAAGATTAATC CTTCTTCATGGGAGATTAGGAATCTAAGAGCTTCAGTTGGATCACATGGTGATAGATGTCTTGTAACACATATGTTAGAGATAGAATCAAGAGGCTGGTTTAAATGGAAATGTGGTCAAGGCTCAAAGTTTGAAAATTCGATTCCTTATGCATTATTGAACCAAGTTTCAG GTTTAAAGGCGTATATTGGGGCAAGCCCTGGACTTACATCAGAATCATCAACAACACTTGTGGCTTCAAAAGGCTCTGATGTTTCTGGATCCATTAGTGAGTTTGAAGATGCAGAAGTTGCTGAAGAGTTTTATGATGCAATTGCTGCTGActcatcatcctcatcatcttcagatgatgaagatgatgagaaCACTCAACTTGATAGCAAG GGCCAAAGAGTGAAGCTAAAGAATGTTTCATGGGCTATTGCCCGATTGGCTCTAACAGCAAAGAAAG CTATGGATGGAAGCCATGAGTTAGATCCAAATGTGGAACCAGTTAATCTTGATTCTAGTCTGTTTCATGGATCAATGCACAAAGGGAAAAGTGAATCTGATGCAAACTGTTGGACATCTCCAAGTGGTGCTGGTTTTAAGATTAGAGGGAAGACATATATGAAAGATAGTACTAAG GTAGCAGGAGGGGATCCCCTTTTGAAGCTTATAGCAGTTGACTGGTATAAACTAGAAACTTCTAGAAGTAAAGTGGCTTTGCATCCCAAAAGCCTTGTACAG TCAGAAGCTGGAAAAAAGCTTCCATTCATCCTTGTAGTCAACCTGCAG GTTCCAGCAAAACCAAACTACAGCCTAGTTATGTATTATGCTGCAGATAGGCCTGTAACTAAGGGATCATTGTTGGGTAAGTTTATTGATGGAAATGATGCATTTCGTGATTCAAGATTCAAATTGATCCCAAGCATTGTACAG GGATATTGGATGGTGAAACGTGCAGTCGGGACAAAAGCTTGCCTATTGGGAAAAGCCGTAACTTGTAACTACCTAAGACAAGACAATTTTTTGGAG ATTGATGTGGATATTGGTTCTTCATCCGTTGCAAGGAGTGTCATCGGTATTGTTCTTGGATATGTAACAAGCCTAGTCGTTGATCTTGCCATCTTAATTGAG GGAAGGGAGGAGAAAGAATTACCAGAGTATATTCTTGGAACGGTGCGATTAAATAAAGTGAAGCTGGATACTGCTGTTCCTCTTGAAGGTTGA